One Ricinus communis isolate WT05 ecotype wild-type chromosome 2, ASM1957865v1, whole genome shotgun sequence DNA segment encodes these proteins:
- the LOC8288899 gene encoding uncharacterized protein LOC8288899 isoform X1: protein MDNTAGNPRDGIPPVEGVAGGGTSYGWTDGGLHGLNLPKGSIDPSEVSTANLVHVWCMPSTANVGPQEIPRHLEPVNLLAARNERESVQIAIRPKVSWSSSGSAGAVHVQCTDLSSTSGDRLVAGQSITLRKVVTILGVPDALVPLDHPVSRISLVPGETTAIWVSIDIPSAQPPGQYEGDFIITATKTEAEYQSHCFNKAEKHRLYMELRNCLDIVEPIEGKPLNEVVERVKSASTSLRRVLLSPSFSEFFSDNGSVDMMDEDAISNLSVRVKLSLTVWDFILPVTPSFPAVFGISDTVIEDRFGVQHGTDEWYEALEQHFKWLLQYRISPYFCRWGTSMRVFGYTCPWPADHPKSDEYLSDPRLAAYAVPYNRAVSGNDAGKDYLQKEIEMLRTKPHWKKAYFYLWDEPLNLEHYDSLRNMAGEIHGYAPDARILTTYYCGPNDAPLAPTPFEAFVKVPKFMRPHIQIYCASEWVLGNRDDLVKDIISELQPENGEEWWTYVCLGPSDPHPNWHLGMRGTQHRAVMWRVWKEGGTGFLYWGANCYEKATVPSAEIRFRRGLPPGDGVLYYPGEVFSSSHKPVASLRLERLLSGLQDIEYLKLYASRHGRDEGVALLEKTGVYVGPERYTLEHMPIDVMRGEIYNTCRP, encoded by the exons ATGGATAATACCG CAGGGAATCCTCGAGATGGTATACCGCCAGTTGAGGGTGTTGCTGGAGGAGGGACATCATATGGGTGGACTGATGGAGGTTTACATGGTTTAAATCTGCCGAAGGGATCAATTGACCCTTCGGAGGTTTCAACTGCAAATTTAGTGCATGTCTGGTGCATGCCAAGCACTGCAAATGTTGGACCACAAGAGATACCTAGACATTTGGAGCCT GTAAATCTTCTGGCAGCTAGAAATGAACGAGAAAGCGTTCAAATTGCTATACGCCCAAAAGTTTCTTGGAGCAGTTCTGGCAGCGCAGGTGCTGTGCATGTTCAATGCACTGACTTATCTTCCACATCTGGTGATCG GTTGGTTGCTGGACAATCAATAACATTGAGGAAAGTTGTCACCATACTTGGTGTCCCAGATGCACTTGTGCCTTTGGATCATCCAGTTAGTCGGATAAGCCTAGTACCTGG AGAAACAACTGCAATTTGGGTTTCCATAGACATTCCAAGTGCACAGCCTCCAGGTCAATATGAAGGAGATTTCATCATTACTGCTACAAAAACGGAGGCGGA ATATCAATCACACTGCTTCAACAAAGCTGAAAAGCACAGACTATATATGGAACTAAGGAATTGTCTTGACATTGTGGAGCCTATAGAAGGAAAACCATTGAATGAAGTG GTAGAAAGAGTGAAATCTGCAAGTACATCTTTAAGAAGAGTTCTTCTGTCTCCATCATTTTCAGAGTTCTTTTCAGATAATGGGTCAGTTGATATGATGGATGAAGATGCTATTTCAAATCTCTCAGTTCGCGTAAAGTTAAGTTTGACTGTATGGGACTTCATACTTCCAGTAACTCCATCATTCCCTGCTGTATTTGGT ATATCAGATACAGTAATTGAGGATCGTTTTGGTGTTCAACATGGAACTGATGAATGGTATGAAGCATTGGAACAGCATTTCAAGTGGCTTCTTCAGTATAGAATCAGCCCATATTTTTGCAGATGGGGAACCAGCATGCGTGTTTTTGGGTACACCTGCCCATGGCCAG CTGATCATCCGAAATCAGATGAATATTTGTCAGACCCAAGACTAGCAGCATATGCTGTACCTTACAATCGAGCAGTCTCCGG TAATGATGCTGGGAAGGATTACTTGCAGAAAGAGATTGAGATGCTGAGGACAAAGCCCCACTGGAAGAAAGCCTATTTTTACTTGTGGGATGAG CCCCTGAATTTGGAGCATTATGATTCGCTGCGCAACATGGCTGGTGAGATCCATGGTTATGCTCCCGATGCTCGTATTTTAACTACTTATTATTGTG gaCCAAATGATGCCCCACTTGCACCTACCCCTTTTGAGGCTTTTGTAAAAGTTCCCAAGTTCATGCGCCCCCACATTCAAATTTATTGTGCAAG TGAGTGGGTGCTTGGTAATCGAGACGATCTGGTCAAGGATATTATCTCTGAATTGCAGCCAGAGAATGGCGAG GAATGGTGGACATATGTGTGTCTGGGACCCTCTGATCCTCATCCAAATTGGCATCTGGGGATGCGAGGTACCCAGCACCGTGCTGTAATGTGGCGTGTATGGAAAGAAGGTGGCACAGGGTTTTTATACTGGGGTGCCAACTGCTATGAGAAAGCTACAGTTCCTAGCGCAGAG ATTAGGTTTCGGCGGGGTCTACCCCCTGGTGATGGGGTTTTGTACTATCCTGGTGAGGTGTTCTCATCTTCGCATAAACCAGTTGCTTCACTAAGACTAGAACGCCTGCTCAGTGGCTTGCAG GACATCGAGTACCTGAAGTTGTATGCTTCAAGACATGGAAGAGATGAAGGGGTTGCTTTATTGGAGAAGACAGGTGTTTATGTTGGTCCAGAGCGGTACACATTAGAGCACATGCCAATTGATGTGATGCGGGGTGAAATTTACAACACATGCAGACCATGA
- the LOC8288899 gene encoding uncharacterized protein LOC8288899 isoform X2, which yields MDNTGNPRDGIPPVEGVAGGGTSYGWTDGGLHGLNLPKGSIDPSEVSTANLVHVWCMPSTANVGPQEIPRHLEPVNLLAARNERESVQIAIRPKVSWSSSGSAGAVHVQCTDLSSTSGDRLVAGQSITLRKVVTILGVPDALVPLDHPVSRISLVPGETTAIWVSIDIPSAQPPGQYEGDFIITATKTEAEYQSHCFNKAEKHRLYMELRNCLDIVEPIEGKPLNEVVERVKSASTSLRRVLLSPSFSEFFSDNGSVDMMDEDAISNLSVRVKLSLTVWDFILPVTPSFPAVFGISDTVIEDRFGVQHGTDEWYEALEQHFKWLLQYRISPYFCRWGTSMRVFGYTCPWPADHPKSDEYLSDPRLAAYAVPYNRAVSGNDAGKDYLQKEIEMLRTKPHWKKAYFYLWDEPLNLEHYDSLRNMAGEIHGYAPDARILTTYYCGPNDAPLAPTPFEAFVKVPKFMRPHIQIYCASEWVLGNRDDLVKDIISELQPENGEEWWTYVCLGPSDPHPNWHLGMRGTQHRAVMWRVWKEGGTGFLYWGANCYEKATVPSAEIRFRRGLPPGDGVLYYPGEVFSSSHKPVASLRLERLLSGLQDIEYLKLYASRHGRDEGVALLEKTGVYVGPERYTLEHMPIDVMRGEIYNTCRP from the exons ATGGATAATACCG GGAATCCTCGAGATGGTATACCGCCAGTTGAGGGTGTTGCTGGAGGAGGGACATCATATGGGTGGACTGATGGAGGTTTACATGGTTTAAATCTGCCGAAGGGATCAATTGACCCTTCGGAGGTTTCAACTGCAAATTTAGTGCATGTCTGGTGCATGCCAAGCACTGCAAATGTTGGACCACAAGAGATACCTAGACATTTGGAGCCT GTAAATCTTCTGGCAGCTAGAAATGAACGAGAAAGCGTTCAAATTGCTATACGCCCAAAAGTTTCTTGGAGCAGTTCTGGCAGCGCAGGTGCTGTGCATGTTCAATGCACTGACTTATCTTCCACATCTGGTGATCG GTTGGTTGCTGGACAATCAATAACATTGAGGAAAGTTGTCACCATACTTGGTGTCCCAGATGCACTTGTGCCTTTGGATCATCCAGTTAGTCGGATAAGCCTAGTACCTGG AGAAACAACTGCAATTTGGGTTTCCATAGACATTCCAAGTGCACAGCCTCCAGGTCAATATGAAGGAGATTTCATCATTACTGCTACAAAAACGGAGGCGGA ATATCAATCACACTGCTTCAACAAAGCTGAAAAGCACAGACTATATATGGAACTAAGGAATTGTCTTGACATTGTGGAGCCTATAGAAGGAAAACCATTGAATGAAGTG GTAGAAAGAGTGAAATCTGCAAGTACATCTTTAAGAAGAGTTCTTCTGTCTCCATCATTTTCAGAGTTCTTTTCAGATAATGGGTCAGTTGATATGATGGATGAAGATGCTATTTCAAATCTCTCAGTTCGCGTAAAGTTAAGTTTGACTGTATGGGACTTCATACTTCCAGTAACTCCATCATTCCCTGCTGTATTTGGT ATATCAGATACAGTAATTGAGGATCGTTTTGGTGTTCAACATGGAACTGATGAATGGTATGAAGCATTGGAACAGCATTTCAAGTGGCTTCTTCAGTATAGAATCAGCCCATATTTTTGCAGATGGGGAACCAGCATGCGTGTTTTTGGGTACACCTGCCCATGGCCAG CTGATCATCCGAAATCAGATGAATATTTGTCAGACCCAAGACTAGCAGCATATGCTGTACCTTACAATCGAGCAGTCTCCGG TAATGATGCTGGGAAGGATTACTTGCAGAAAGAGATTGAGATGCTGAGGACAAAGCCCCACTGGAAGAAAGCCTATTTTTACTTGTGGGATGAG CCCCTGAATTTGGAGCATTATGATTCGCTGCGCAACATGGCTGGTGAGATCCATGGTTATGCTCCCGATGCTCGTATTTTAACTACTTATTATTGTG gaCCAAATGATGCCCCACTTGCACCTACCCCTTTTGAGGCTTTTGTAAAAGTTCCCAAGTTCATGCGCCCCCACATTCAAATTTATTGTGCAAG TGAGTGGGTGCTTGGTAATCGAGACGATCTGGTCAAGGATATTATCTCTGAATTGCAGCCAGAGAATGGCGAG GAATGGTGGACATATGTGTGTCTGGGACCCTCTGATCCTCATCCAAATTGGCATCTGGGGATGCGAGGTACCCAGCACCGTGCTGTAATGTGGCGTGTATGGAAAGAAGGTGGCACAGGGTTTTTATACTGGGGTGCCAACTGCTATGAGAAAGCTACAGTTCCTAGCGCAGAG ATTAGGTTTCGGCGGGGTCTACCCCCTGGTGATGGGGTTTTGTACTATCCTGGTGAGGTGTTCTCATCTTCGCATAAACCAGTTGCTTCACTAAGACTAGAACGCCTGCTCAGTGGCTTGCAG GACATCGAGTACCTGAAGTTGTATGCTTCAAGACATGGAAGAGATGAAGGGGTTGCTTTATTGGAGAAGACAGGTGTTTATGTTGGTCCAGAGCGGTACACATTAGAGCACATGCCAATTGATGTGATGCGGGGTGAAATTTACAACACATGCAGACCATGA
- the LOC8288899 gene encoding uncharacterized protein LOC8288899 isoform X3, translated as MPSTANVGPQEIPRHLEPVNLLAARNERESVQIAIRPKVSWSSSGSAGAVHVQCTDLSSTSGDRLVAGQSITLRKVVTILGVPDALVPLDHPVSRISLVPGETTAIWVSIDIPSAQPPGQYEGDFIITATKTEAEYQSHCFNKAEKHRLYMELRNCLDIVEPIEGKPLNEVVERVKSASTSLRRVLLSPSFSEFFSDNGSVDMMDEDAISNLSVRVKLSLTVWDFILPVTPSFPAVFGISDTVIEDRFGVQHGTDEWYEALEQHFKWLLQYRISPYFCRWGTSMRVFGYTCPWPADHPKSDEYLSDPRLAAYAVPYNRAVSGNDAGKDYLQKEIEMLRTKPHWKKAYFYLWDEPLNLEHYDSLRNMAGEIHGYAPDARILTTYYCGPNDAPLAPTPFEAFVKVPKFMRPHIQIYCASEWVLGNRDDLVKDIISELQPENGEEWWTYVCLGPSDPHPNWHLGMRGTQHRAVMWRVWKEGGTGFLYWGANCYEKATVPSAEIRFRRGLPPGDGVLYYPGEVFSSSHKPVASLRLERLLSGLQDIEYLKLYASRHGRDEGVALLEKTGVYVGPERYTLEHMPIDVMRGEIYNTCRP; from the exons ATGCCAAGCACTGCAAATGTTGGACCACAAGAGATACCTAGACATTTGGAGCCT GTAAATCTTCTGGCAGCTAGAAATGAACGAGAAAGCGTTCAAATTGCTATACGCCCAAAAGTTTCTTGGAGCAGTTCTGGCAGCGCAGGTGCTGTGCATGTTCAATGCACTGACTTATCTTCCACATCTGGTGATCG GTTGGTTGCTGGACAATCAATAACATTGAGGAAAGTTGTCACCATACTTGGTGTCCCAGATGCACTTGTGCCTTTGGATCATCCAGTTAGTCGGATAAGCCTAGTACCTGG AGAAACAACTGCAATTTGGGTTTCCATAGACATTCCAAGTGCACAGCCTCCAGGTCAATATGAAGGAGATTTCATCATTACTGCTACAAAAACGGAGGCGGA ATATCAATCACACTGCTTCAACAAAGCTGAAAAGCACAGACTATATATGGAACTAAGGAATTGTCTTGACATTGTGGAGCCTATAGAAGGAAAACCATTGAATGAAGTG GTAGAAAGAGTGAAATCTGCAAGTACATCTTTAAGAAGAGTTCTTCTGTCTCCATCATTTTCAGAGTTCTTTTCAGATAATGGGTCAGTTGATATGATGGATGAAGATGCTATTTCAAATCTCTCAGTTCGCGTAAAGTTAAGTTTGACTGTATGGGACTTCATACTTCCAGTAACTCCATCATTCCCTGCTGTATTTGGT ATATCAGATACAGTAATTGAGGATCGTTTTGGTGTTCAACATGGAACTGATGAATGGTATGAAGCATTGGAACAGCATTTCAAGTGGCTTCTTCAGTATAGAATCAGCCCATATTTTTGCAGATGGGGAACCAGCATGCGTGTTTTTGGGTACACCTGCCCATGGCCAG CTGATCATCCGAAATCAGATGAATATTTGTCAGACCCAAGACTAGCAGCATATGCTGTACCTTACAATCGAGCAGTCTCCGG TAATGATGCTGGGAAGGATTACTTGCAGAAAGAGATTGAGATGCTGAGGACAAAGCCCCACTGGAAGAAAGCCTATTTTTACTTGTGGGATGAG CCCCTGAATTTGGAGCATTATGATTCGCTGCGCAACATGGCTGGTGAGATCCATGGTTATGCTCCCGATGCTCGTATTTTAACTACTTATTATTGTG gaCCAAATGATGCCCCACTTGCACCTACCCCTTTTGAGGCTTTTGTAAAAGTTCCCAAGTTCATGCGCCCCCACATTCAAATTTATTGTGCAAG TGAGTGGGTGCTTGGTAATCGAGACGATCTGGTCAAGGATATTATCTCTGAATTGCAGCCAGAGAATGGCGAG GAATGGTGGACATATGTGTGTCTGGGACCCTCTGATCCTCATCCAAATTGGCATCTGGGGATGCGAGGTACCCAGCACCGTGCTGTAATGTGGCGTGTATGGAAAGAAGGTGGCACAGGGTTTTTATACTGGGGTGCCAACTGCTATGAGAAAGCTACAGTTCCTAGCGCAGAG ATTAGGTTTCGGCGGGGTCTACCCCCTGGTGATGGGGTTTTGTACTATCCTGGTGAGGTGTTCTCATCTTCGCATAAACCAGTTGCTTCACTAAGACTAGAACGCCTGCTCAGTGGCTTGCAG GACATCGAGTACCTGAAGTTGTATGCTTCAAGACATGGAAGAGATGAAGGGGTTGCTTTATTGGAGAAGACAGGTGTTTATGTTGGTCCAGAGCGGTACACATTAGAGCACATGCCAATTGATGTGATGCGGGGTGAAATTTACAACACATGCAGACCATGA